Below is a genomic region from Methanobacterium sp..
CTGTTTAGATATTTTAAATAAGCATAAGGATTTTTATCAGGCAAACCATAAAAAGCCAGACCATCATTAGTTTCCAGGTACAAAATACCATCTTTACATGTTCTTATATTGCTTATCAATTTTTCAGCCTGATAAAAAGGGTGATCGGCCAAATCATAAATAAAATAGTTTAATCTGTCTTTAAATTTGCTTTCAGGTATTATTTTGGTTAAAAAAGTAAAAATCTCAAACTTGTTCAATTTCAGATGCTCCCTTACCATTTTTATAGACACATTCAACACGGCCCATAATTGAATCTATATTAAAAATATTTTCAATATAAGTCCGTATTTCTTCAATATTGTAATTTTCACAGCTTAAAATATCCTTAATAGCCCTATTAATCTCATTTTTATCATTTTTTACCACTCTTCCAAATTTCTTCGCTAAATATGCATTACCACAGTTTTCAGTAGTAATTACAGGAGTTCCACACATTAATGCCTCAACAACAGTATTTCCAAAACTTTCAAATAAAGAAGGCAATATATAAACGTTTGCATCTGTATAGGCCTCTAATTTTTCTTTTCCATAAAGGGGACCCACATATAATATTTTATCAGCAATATCAAGCTTTTTAATCAATTTATTAATCTCTTCAAGATATCCATCATCTGGACCAACTATAACAAGCATTGTTTCATTCATTCCCAGTTCTGCATAAGACTGTAAAAGCAGATCAATTCCTTTAACCTTGTTAATCCTGTTTAAAAAAAGCAGTATTTTCTGGTTATTTAACCCATATTTCTTCCTGAAACTTCCCTTTTCTGTTGAAACATTAAAATCGGATAGTTCAATTGGATTTGGAATAATTTCAATGTTTTCTTTAGTTTCAACAGGAACATAATGACTTGCTTCCAGTTCAGTTGATGCAATTATTTTAGAAGCGTCTTTCAAAATTCTTTTACCATATATTTTATCAAATATCTTTTTTAATATCGTTTTATTAAAAAAAGGTATCATTGCACCATGTGTCTGTAAAATATAAGGCTTATTATATATTTTAGAATAGTAGCTAACTGCAACGGCCAAAATACTTCTGTAGTCATTAACATGAATTATGTCATATTTACTGATATTTTCCCTTATAAATGAAATAAAACCTATAGGCAAGAATAAACGATGATTAAATGCTAAATAATTGCTTATATTTCTGAAATAATGTACATTAATGCCATCTAAAGATTCTTTACGCCGTACTCTTAACCTTGAATTTGAATCATCCCCAAGATCAGTTGTACACACGTCAACTTCATGCCCTCGTTTTACCAGTTCATTAGCCAGGTTATAAGAACTTCTGGTAATTCCTCCAAATTTGCGGGGAGGAAATGTACATGTTATCATCAAAATTTTCATCTTACACCCCGTGAGACAGTAATTTTATCTGAAACGGTTTCAATAATTTCTCCTCTCTGGATAGAAATCCAGGTATAATAGAAGATTTCATTAAGCAATTACTCCCTTTAAATCATCTGACGAAAAAGGCAGTCCCATTTTTGCCATAGATCTCGCTTCTAAGGTGGAGAGCTTAGCTTTAAAATCTTCAGGTTTTTTCATGAGACTTTCAAGATAATCTTCAAATTTTCCTTCCAATATGTCATCAGGAGATATCAAAGCAGACGATGTCAACCCTGTATCTTCTGCAAGTGATCCGCACTTTTGAAAATAGTTAATAATAATCATAGGAATGTTTGATAGATAAGCAAAAACACAGGAATGGTATCTCATACCTACAAATACGTCGCAGCAAGAAAGCAATGCTAAACTATCTAAGGGATCTTTTTTATAGGGAATAAGTATCACCCTATCCTCATGATTTAATTTTTTCCCCAAAATTTTGGTAATTTGAACGTCATCCTCCTTAGATTTTCCTTTAAATGTAAATAAATAAATTAAATTCTTTTTATCAGTTGAAAGCCATTTTTTTAGCGCTTTAACTATTTCATCAACCATCAGCATGTCTCTTTCTGGATCATTATGATAAATACTGAAAAACGGGAGAATTGACATGCCTAAAATTTTATTTCCTGTTTTGTTATGACATTTACGTGGCTCAAGGAGAGCTGAAAGGTCAAATGAAAGTCTAACTTTATTTAAACCCAAATTTTCCAGCATATTTAAAGATATACTGTCTCTTACACTTACAAATCCAGATAGTTTGCATATACTTTTAGACAAAAACTTACCGATCTTCGTGGTGAGCGGCTCAACCCCAATGCCCAGAAGATAAACCTGTTTCCGCAGTAATCGTGAAAAAAGAACGATAGATAATATTAATGTTAAATTTACAAATTGTCTCCCCGTATTGGTATGATCATACATAAAAGTCCCTCCCCCCCATAAAACTGCTGAAGAAGATAGAATTTCTTTTAATATAACAAATAGGTTATTTTTTATGAACCTAACATAGTTTTCTGTTTCCGCTGGAATTTTTAATGAATCATCTGAGACTACCACAAATTCAGAAAGAGGATTTTTCCTGAAAAATTCCTGTATCAATGCATAGATCATAGCATCATCTCCAGTGTTTTTCCAGCCGTAGTAACCAAACATGAAAATTTTTTCCTTCATTTTATCCCCTATTTTTGCAAACAAAGATTTTATCATAAGCTAAAAATCGATTAGGTACATAAAAACTTTCTAAAATGTTATAATTTGCCTTAAGCATTTTTTCAAAATGCCCGTAATCCTTTATATCACCGTGCCAATGGGGATCATTTGTCCCAAAACGTCCGTTTAAGGTATAAATTTCCATTAATAATTTTAAATACCAATTTTCAACCGATACAGCGATGATTAAAATAGATTCTTCGTTTAAAAAACTTTTTAAGTTATTTAAAGCTATTTTTACATTGTTTACATGCTCAAGTACATCTAAACAGAAAATAAGATCGAATTTTTCTATAGAAGAGGGATTTTCTATGTTATTTTGGGAAAAAGAGTAGTTTTTGTCCTGTGAAACCTGATCACTGATATTGGCTGCAACCTTAAGCAGTTCATCAGAGTATATATCAATCCCACAAATCTGGGATTCCGGATAAACATTACTTAACCGGTTCACCAGAACTCCCAATCCACATCCAAAATCACATATTCTCAACTTTTGATGGTTAAAATATTTTTTGGAAAGTTCAAGAGCAAGTTCCAGGCGTTTCCAGCACATTATATTAAATATAGGAATAAAATAAGGCCCTATTCCCATATGTGTTTTATACGACTGTGGAGTTGCATTATAAATCTGCTTTTTAAAAGTATTTTCAATTTTGACCCTTCCGTTTTCCATTTTAAGGAAATCATTTACTTTTCTGTTGTACTTCATTGAGTACCCCCTCAAACTCATCAGCGATACAATTCCAGTTATAATTTTCAACTAATTTTCTAGCCTTATTTCCTTCAAATTCGGCTTTATTATTTTTAATCAGTTTAATTGCTATTTTTAATACATCTTCTGGTTTATTGGCGTATAAAATTCCATTATTATTGCCAAATTCTCCCATTATTCCCTTAAGAGGAGTAGTTACAACTGGCTTTTTCATGGCCATATACTCATAAATTTTTATAGGAACTATCTCTTTCATGATCTTCTCATCAGGATAAGCAGGGAGTATGCATACGTCTGATGAAGCTATAAATTCAGGTATTTTTTCATATGGAACCTTACCAGTCAAAATAAGTTGATTATTTAAACCAAATTTTTCTTTTATATCTCTTATTTCATTGTAAGCATCACCATCGCCTACAATTAAAAGTTTAAGGTGTGTATAATCCTTTTTAACTTTAGAAAGTTCTATGGCAACTTCTTTAAGCCCTGAAAATTGATATAACCATCCCATAAAAAATACAACAATATCATCATCATTTATCCCATATTCAGCTTTTACAGCACTACCACTGATACTTGGATCAAAATTCTCAAGATTAACCCCTGCACCAATAACTTTAGTCTCCTCCGGAGTAGATCCAAGATTAATAACATAGTCTTTAAGCCTATAATTAATAGTAAGTACTTTATCCGCTTTTTTAAGAGCTATTTTCTCCATTATCCGTCCAAGGGGATGAAGAAACTTAGCAGGAATGAGTCTATGGCTCACATCGATCCAATAATAAACAAAAGGTATATCATGCTTTTTAGCTGCTTTACCTGCCAAATAAGCCACGATCCCCAAACTTAAGATTATGTCTGGTTTAAATTCTCTAATTTGCCTTTCAATTTCTTTTTTTTGACTATAAAAAAGAGATAAATAATCTAAAAATGGAATTTTAACGATTCCAGGGCGTATAACAGTGACCTCCACGCCTTTATGGATTTTGGATACTCCCCGAAAAATTTCTCTTTTAGATTTGAATTCCCTCCTGCCTTCACTCTTCCACAGTATTTCAAAATCAATTACCCTAATTTCATGTCCCCTAAGGGAAATCAACTCTGATAAATGATGTTGTTGACCAGGATTTCTCTTAATATAATCTGTATTTTGAACCAGCAGTATTTTCATCTTAATTACCTATGCAATATCAATATCTCCAAAGGTTAAAAACCAGTTTTTTGAAGAATAAGCAACATCTGGAGCTATAATGTCATCATCAGCTTTTACTACGAAAAAAAATTCTTTAGGAGAATATTTTTTAGGTAACTTCAAAAATCCAGCTTTTTTAAGTACATCAAAGTACATGGATGTATTAAGCATTAAACAACCCATAATATCCATATCATTATCTTTAAAAAGATTATAAGCGTGCAAAAGTAACGAACAAGCAGTATTATCATCAAAAGTAAGAATATCCACGACAAGTCCTAACTTGAGGTCGAACATAGTATCCTCCCTTAAAACTATATAACCTTTTAAAACATCATCTTCAACAGCAGAAAATATTTTATAATCGTAACCAGGGCGTTGGACATATCTCCAGTTAAGATATTTACTATCACGTATTACGGCGATTTCAAATTGATTTGAGAGTTCCTGCCATAATAAATCAAAATTTTCATTAAAACAATATATCTGATTAATTAATAAATTTCTATTTTCTGATTTAGTTTTGGAAACAAAAATTAAATGGTTAAAAGCATCTGCAACTGGATAAAGGCATTTTTGAACATATGGATTTTTTATATATTTTTTAACGAAACTTCTTGGTTTTAAAACCTTTACCAAAAGTGGCAGTGAATCAACGTATTTCCATTTTATTCTTTTTTTATATCCGGGAAAGGAAAAATTATTGGGAAAAGTATAGACAATATGGACTCCTAATTCCTTTAACATTTTAAAGGATTCATTAACAAGTGTTGAAAATAAGCCCATTCTCCTGTAATCCGGATGAGTCATCACATCCACATTCATCCCAGATTTTAGGGTTTTATCCCTGAATTTTAACCTGATTGGAATTGTAGGCCTTAAACTTATAACTTCGTCCTTATCATTTACTGCAATCAGGATTTTACCTGATTTAAATTTCCAGTTCCATTCATCCTCATCGAAAGTTTCATCATAAACCGCTTTTCGAAGACTAAAAACTTTTTCTTTATAGTTATCTGTATATTCCTTAATAATGAAACTTGAATTCATTTTCTGCCCCCATTTATTTTAAAACTAACATATTGTAAAAATCTTCTAACTTTAAGAAGTTATAATCCCTTTTTAAGAGAATATTTATGAATTTATCAAGTATTTCCATTCCATTATTATTTTTATAAGTTCTTTTGAGTATTGGACCGTATAATGGAGAAATTTTATTAAACTGAATTTTTTTGGATGAATTTAAGTTCTTTAAGTCATGTAAATGAAAACT
It encodes:
- a CDS encoding polysaccharide pyruvyl transferase family protein translates to MKEKIFMFGYYGWKNTGDDAMIYALIQEFFRKNPLSEFVVVSDDSLKIPAETENYVRFIKNNLFVILKEILSSSAVLWGGGTFMYDHTNTGRQFVNLTLILSIVLFSRLLRKQVYLLGIGVEPLTTKIGKFLSKSICKLSGFVSVRDSISLNMLENLGLNKVRLSFDLSALLEPRKCHNKTGNKILGMSILPFFSIYHNDPERDMLMVDEIVKALKKWLSTDKKNLIYLFTFKGKSKEDDVQITKILGKKLNHEDRVILIPYKKDPLDSLALLSCCDVFVGMRYHSCVFAYLSNIPMIIINYFQKCGSLAEDTGLTSSALISPDDILEGKFEDYLESLMKKPEDFKAKLSTLEARSMAKMGLPFSSDDLKGVIA
- a CDS encoding glycosyltransferase; translated protein: MKILLVQNTDYIKRNPGQQHHLSELISLRGHEIRVIDFEILWKSEGRREFKSKREIFRGVSKIHKGVEVTVIRPGIVKIPFLDYLSLFYSQKKEIERQIREFKPDIILSLGIVAYLAGKAAKKHDIPFVYYWIDVSHRLIPAKFLHPLGRIMEKIALKKADKVLTINYRLKDYVINLGSTPEETKVIGAGVNLENFDPSISGSAVKAEYGINDDDIVVFFMGWLYQFSGLKEVAIELSKVKKDYTHLKLLIVGDGDAYNEIRDIKEKFGLNNQLILTGKVPYEKIPEFIASSDVCILPAYPDEKIMKEIVPIKIYEYMAMKKPVVTTPLKGIMGEFGNNNGILYANKPEDVLKIAIKLIKNNKAEFEGNKARKLVENYNWNCIADEFEGVLNEVQQKSK
- a CDS encoding methyltransferase domain-containing protein, coding for MKYNRKVNDFLKMENGRVKIENTFKKQIYNATPQSYKTHMGIGPYFIPIFNIMCWKRLELALELSKKYFNHQKLRICDFGCGLGVLVNRLSNVYPESQICGIDIYSDELLKVAANISDQVSQDKNYSFSQNNIENPSSIEKFDLIFCLDVLEHVNNVKIALNNLKSFLNEESILIIAVSVENWYLKLLMEIYTLNGRFGTNDPHWHGDIKDYGHFEKMLKANYNILESFYVPNRFLAYDKIFVCKNRG
- a CDS encoding GNAT family N-acetyltransferase; this encodes MNSSFIIKEYTDNYKEKVFSLRKAVYDETFDEDEWNWKFKSGKILIAVNDKDEVISLRPTIPIRLKFRDKTLKSGMNVDVMTHPDYRRMGLFSTLVNESFKMLKELGVHIVYTFPNNFSFPGYKKRIKWKYVDSLPLLVKVLKPRSFVKKYIKNPYVQKCLYPVADAFNHLIFVSKTKSENRNLLINQIYCFNENFDLLWQELSNQFEIAVIRDSKYLNWRYVQRPGYDYKIFSAVEDDVLKGYIVLREDTMFDLKLGLVVDILTFDDNTACSLLLHAYNLFKDNDMDIMGCLMLNTSMYFDVLKKAGFLKLPKKYSPKEFFFVVKADDDIIAPDVAYSSKNWFLTFGDIDIA
- a CDS encoding glycosyltransferase; translated protein: MKILMITCTFPPRKFGGITRSSYNLANELVKRGHEVDVCTTDLGDDSNSRLRVRRKESLDGINVHYFRNISNYLAFNHRLFLPIGFISFIRENISKYDIIHVNDYRSILAVAVSYYSKIYNKPYILQTHGAMIPFFNKTILKKIFDKIYGKRILKDASKIIASTELEASHYVPVETKENIEIIPNPIELSDFNVSTEKGSFRKKYGLNNQKILLFLNRINKVKGIDLLLQSYAELGMNETMLVIVGPDDGYLEEINKLIKKLDIADKILYVGPLYGKEKLEAYTDANVYILPSLFESFGNTVVEALMCGTPVITTENCGNAYLAKKFGRVVKNDKNEINRAIKDILSCENYNIEEIRTYIENIFNIDSIMGRVECVYKNGKGASEIEQV